Part of the Rothia mucilaginosa genome, GACTGCCCCTCGTAAGGGACATAGGTAATCCTACTACAGAATGCCGCAGGAAAAGAACCTATACCTGCAACAGGTTAGATATTCTCCCCGTCACGAGGCTGGTATCCCTGCTGAGGAACCGGAGGCAGCTGCATCTGGACATTACCCTGGGGGTACATACCCTGCTGATTTTGAGGCTGTGAGAAATCCCCAAGCTGCTCAGAATCCTGGTGCGGAGCTACTGCATCCTGCTTGTTCTGTCGCACCAGCAGACGCCAGATAACGCCGGCAATAAGCAAGATAGAGATAATCAGCAGGGTCAGCGGGTTCAGACCGTTGAGCAAAATTGCCAGATCGAGGGTGACCAAGGCGGTTGCAATATAGGTCCAGACTCGGTCGAGCAGCAAAGCGCTCAGGAGAGTCAGAGCGATGCCGAGTACCAGCACCACAATATCCGGACCATCAGCGGGAACTGCCCACGTTACCAGGGTGAGAAATACCTGCAGACCCAAAGCCCAGTACAGAGGAGAATCCGATACCTGCTCGTCTACAGGCCTCTTTGCGATGAAGTTCTTGAGAACCTTGGCAGCTACAACAGCCAGCAGAATCAGGAGAGCAACCTCAAGAATGACGCTCAGGGGATTGGACTTCGAGTAATCAATGACCAGACGGGCGATGAAGAGGCTGAACGCCGTGGTGCAGACAATCGGCAGGTTCTTCGCCTTGGTGACAGACACGAAAGACAGAGCGCCTAGGCCCCAGAGAAGTGCGTTGAGTTCTACCTGCTTGGGCTCAAAAACCAACCCAACGAAGGTGTAGAATCCCAGCACCGCCAGAGCGGGAATCATCAGCAGCGTATTGACCGGTGCATAGATGCCCTGGCTCAGGGGGCGGCGAGACATGAAACGTGCGTAGGGGGCACCTAACGGGCCGTGCATCGGCAAATCAACCATCGTATTCCCGACCGGTACAGCGATGCGGGGGCGAACATTTGTGTTCACACCGAAGACCTCAACCGGGAGCGTGACCTTCAGCGCGAACAGGACGATGACGGCGAATAGAGCGTAGTAGCCCAGAAGAGTCATCACCATTGTGCTTTCCCTCGTGTTGAAGAGATTCCATAGAGAACCAATGCAGAAAGTCGTGATACTGATGGAGGCACCAATCTGCATGCGGGGGATCCTGAAGATGAGTGCAAGTACCCATACGGCGATGAAGATCATCGGGGTTGCTACTGCGAACAGCAGATTATCAAAATCACCAATGAAACGGCCTGCGCTCAGGATAGAACCAAGAGTGAAGAAAATTGCTGCCGCGTATGCTTCGTAGCTTCGCTTGGAGTACGCGTAGAGTAGCACGCTACACAGTGCCTGAACCGCCAACAGTGCAAGTACGAGGAAGTCTACGAGCGATTCCTTCATATTGCCGCTGATAGCGAGCAGAATGACCGACCAGCAGATGGGGAATCGTGCAACGGTGAGTAGCTCCGAACGAATCGAAGAGCCAGCCGGCATAAAGAAACCAAGCGCACCATAAACAACGGTCAGGAGTGCCGGTAGCGCTACAGCGATGTACTCCTTCTGCAAGTCGTACAGCAGGTAGTGTCGTGAGCCGATCGTCGCGATAAGCAGAGTCGTGTAGAACGCGATACGGACAAACATGACAAGCGTTGAGCGGAAGGACCCAACGTCCGAAAGTCGCAACGCGCGAGCCAGAATAAGAGCGCCCAGCACGCTCAAGAAGAGGACGGCACCCGAGAAGAGAGGGAAACCAATCCAGAATCGGCCATGCGCTCCGCCATCAGCATGGTTAGCTACGTACCCGACGAAGAGAGCAAAAACGCCCAAGAAGAGGTAGACCGACATCTCTACAAGACGGTAGCTTGCGTTCTGCGCTGCAACGCCCTGAGAGAGGACAAAAGTCAGTAGCGCAATAACGGCGCAGACCAACGCAAACATCAAAAGCGACTCAGAAGTCTGCATCTCAGGAATGAGAGCGAGGAAGAGTTGAATCATACCAATGGCATAACCGATGTTGCTCAGTACCGCTCCAGCGGTACGTGCCTCAGGGGCCTTAGCACTGACCAGATAGATGACTACTGCCGCGGTAAAGAAGAGGTAGAAAGTACCCTGATTGCCGGGGGACGCGTACATGCCAACAACTGGAATGAGCGCTACAAAACTCATGAGTAGCAGAGGCTGGATTGCCTTGCGGTACAGCAAGAAACTCACAATGCAGAGGACACCAATAACCCAGGGGGCAGGGAAGATACCTTGATTACCTTCTGCATAAGGAAGGAAAGCGCTCCAGCGCGTTGCGTATACAGGGCTATCGGCAGCATGAGCAGTGAAGAAGGCATCAATGAGAGCGAAGAAAGAGAAGAAC contains:
- a CDS encoding Fe2+/Zn2+ uptake regulation protein, whose amino-acid sequence is MSQPTQPHQAPSSSHSSSQSPQHVQQPALGMYTPPTVAGVYSQPPVQRRRVNEDIFLNIVLYIGSLLLIGAAGLFVTSVTSSQDETAIFRVLAMALGAVVFYGAGLLTYRFVERLRIASYSFAATGLAFIPLTGVATYVLKIWVEGRYVWLLTSLVGTAAIVGACALMRNRVMAYLLISFIVSDSLAATKVAALPFVWYFVSLTAVATVLGLVLHFAPNAAPKGIREGLVDSSRIFVPATAIAIFFFTNDLSYTDAGIAFAVMSVHAILFTWLNGTADYYAQARIYPIASVLSFIMDSDHGPWFPSIFFVSVLVVNLISAYVFIPRLQKTIAGSAPATDEQPEQVQSTPAIPWAKEAPHHPAHKMEWLPAIDACVGVFFSFFALIDAFFTAHAADSPVYATRWSAFLPYAEGNQGIFPAPWVIGVLCIVSFLLYRKAIQPLLLMSFVALIPVVGMYASPGNQGTFYLFFTAAVVIYLVSAKAPEARTAGAVLSNIGYAIGMIQLFLALIPEMQTSESLLMFALVCAVIALLTFVLSQGVAAQNASYRLVEMSVYLFLGVFALFVGYVANHADGGAHGRFWIGFPLFSGAVLFLSVLGALILARALRLSDVGSFRSTLVMFVRIAFYTTLLIATIGSRHYLLYDLQKEYIAVALPALLTVVYGALGFFMPAGSSIRSELLTVARFPICWSVILLAISGNMKESLVDFLVLALLAVQALCSVLLYAYSKRSYEAYAAAIFFTLGSILSAGRFIGDFDNLLFAVATPMIFIAVWVLALIFRIPRMQIGASISITTFCIGSLWNLFNTRESTMVMTLLGYYALFAVIVLFALKVTLPVEVFGVNTNVRPRIAVPVGNTMVDLPMHGPLGAPYARFMSRRPLSQGIYAPVNTLLMIPALAVLGFYTFVGLVFEPKQVELNALLWGLGALSFVSVTKAKNLPIVCTTAFSLFIARLVIDYSKSNPLSVILEVALLILLAVVAAKVLKNFIAKRPVDEQVSDSPLYWALGLQVFLTLVTWAVPADGPDIVVLVLGIALTLLSALLLDRVWTYIATALVTLDLAILLNGLNPLTLLIISILLIAGVIWRLLVRQNKQDAVAPHQDSEQLGDFSQPQNQQGMYPQGNVQMQLPPVPQQGYQPRDGENI